One genomic region from Mangifera indica cultivar Alphonso chromosome 17, CATAS_Mindica_2.1, whole genome shotgun sequence encodes:
- the LOC123200213 gene encoding dynein light chain 1, cytoplasmic-like has translation MLEGKGMIKETDMPVKMQIQAMAFASQALDLYDVFDCISIAAHIKKEFDKRYGGGWQCVVGSNFGCFFTHSQGSFIYFALETLNFLIFKAASS, from the exons ATGTTGGAAGGTAAAGGTATGATTAAGGAAACTGATATGCCAGTGAAGATGCAGATCCAGGCCATGGCTTTTGCTTCTCAAGCACTTGATCTCTATGATGTTTTTGATTGCATATCAATTGCTGCCCATAtcaaaaag GAGTTTGATAAGAGATATGGGGGAGGATGGCAATGTGTGGTGGGTTCCAACTTTGGTTGCTTTTTCACTCACTCACAAGGGAGTTTCATCTATTTTGCTTTGGAGACACTTAATTTCCTTATCTTCAAGGCAGCTTCTTCTTAA